In the genome of Leishmania infantum JPCM5 genome chromosome 27, one region contains:
- a CDS encoding putative molybdopterin synthase sulphurylase-like protein, protein MNAGAMEDILPHAAFVSSVPTLTKEDVERFGRQMLVEEIGAAHMEQIRHAHVVCVGAGGLGSTILLYLAASGVGRLTIVDFDDVELSNLHRQVIHTTAAIGQPKALSAKASCLRLFPAACVDAVVEALSPENAERLFATCDVVVDGTDNVAARYLINDAAMRCGKPLVSGSAMGWEGQLSVYGYRGGPCYRCLFPQPPPQETVGSCNDSGVMGPLPGMIGCLQALEVLKVATGVGETLNGRLFLFNGLRFSSRVVKLRGRQPHCVACSAAALADATPLPQLAAQARPEYVPYSCPITSVPSPPGTSCSASEYAAHARGSAAAQRRVTLDVRVRLQYDMAHLAHSVNVPYQSLLQWKRAGTVVTQLADVLDKALPPQSDTPDCMKEGSAVVSHGDAGPQVVVYVLCRRGLNSLKAVALIRAALAEAEARGDEAAVARLGRYVFRNVSGGLNAYHREVDSAFPYY, encoded by the coding sequence ATGAATGCAGGGGCGATGGAAGATATTTTGCCGCACGCCGCGTTCGTTTCTTCGGTGCCGACCCTCACGAAGGAGGATGTAGAGCGCTTTGGCCGGCAGATGCTGGTGGAGGAGATCGGCGCTGCTCACATGGAGCAGATCCGCCATGCTCATGTCGTGTgcgttggcgccggcgggCTGGGCAGCACTATTCTGCTGTACCTTGCAGCGTCCGGGGTCGGGAGGCTTACGATTGTGGACTTTGATGACGTCGAGCTGTCGAACTTGCACCGGCAGGTGATTCACACGACGGCAGCGATCGGCCAGCCAAAGGCGCTGAGTGCGAAGGCGTCGTGCCTGCGACTATTTCCAGCAGCATGCGTTgacgcggtggtggaggctcTCAGCCCCGAAAATGCCGAGCGGCTCTTTGCCACGTGCGACGTCGTCGTTGACGGCACAGACAACGTGGCTGCGCGCTACCTCATCAACGATGCcgcgatgcgctgcggcaAGCCTCTCGTTAGCGGAAGCGCCATGGGGTGGGAGGGGCAGCTCTCAGTGTATGGCTATCGCGGAGGCCCGTGCTATCGGTGCTTGTTCCCGCAGCCACCCCCTCAGGAAACGGTCGGCAGCTGCAACGACAGCGGTGTTATGGGCCCTCTGCCAGGTATGATCGGCTGCTTGCAGGCGTTGGAGGTGTTAAAGGTGGCGACCGGAGTCGGTGAGACACTGAATGGTCGCCTGTTTCTCTTCAACGGTCTCCGCTTTTCCTCGCGCGTCGTCAAGTTACGCGGGCGACAGCCACACTGTGTggcctgcagcgctgcagcgttgGCGGACGCGACACCACTACCGCAATTAGCCGCGCAAGCGCGCCCCGAGTACGTCCCGTACTCGTGCCCAATCACCTCAGTGCCGAGCCCACCCGGTACAtcgtgcagcgcctcggagtacgccgcgcacgcgcgcggctccgctgctgctcagcgccGTGTCACACTCGATGTGCGTGTACGCTTGCAGTACGACATGGCGCACTTGGCGCATTCGGTAAACGTGCCGTAccagtcgctgctgcagtggaaGCGCGCGGGAACGGTGGTGACGCAGCTGGCGGACGTGTTGGACAAGGCACTACCACCGCAGTCCGACACACCGGATTGCATGAAGGAAGGGTCTGCTGTTGTCTCCCATGGCGACGCAGGGCCACAAGTAGTGGTTTACGTGCTGTGTCGTCGCGGCCTCAATTCCCTCAAGGCAGTGGCCTTGATtcgcgcggcgctcgcggaggcggaggcgaggggCGACGAAGCGGCCGTCGCCCGGCTTGGTAGATACGTCTTTCGGaacgtcagcggcggcctcaACGCCTACCACCGCGAGGTGGACAGCGCCTTCCCCTACTACTGA
- a CDS encoding putative eukaryotic translation release factor: MSGEKELTDAEKTIERYKVKKLIQMLESARGMGTSVISVYMTPKEQIAGMVAKLNNEYGTASNIKSHTNKLSVQSAITAALGRLKQIPRVPANGLLLYSGTVMTADNKEKKLTLDIEPFKAVSRSLYLCDNKFHTEELRRMLESDDKFGFIIMDGSGSTFATVCGDVKEKLGSFTVELPKKHGRGGQSKNRFARIRMERRHNYVRKVAETAVSYFITNDRPNVRGLVLAGSADFKEVLFQSDLFDPRLKEVVVKIVDVAHPGDVGLNQAIDLSADALSGVKLVQEKKLLQTFFDQIAMDTQQYCFGVNDTMRCLEAGAVETLICFEDLQVNRYVIIKNKGAEDEATEIHLLTEAEANKKNIHAHEAGKTQNEIESENFVDWLAQNYQKFGCTLELISDRSQEGTQLVRGFGGIGGILRYKMDVMALRDHEKKEEDDDRIAANNEEFDFDDDFM; encoded by the coding sequence ATGTCCGGCGAGAAGGAGCTGACAGATGCGGAGAAGACCATTGAGCGGTACAAGGTCAAGAAGCTCATTCAGATGCTCGAATCCGCGCGTGGTATGGGTACTAGCGTGATCAGCGTGTACATGACGCCGAAGGAGCAGATTGCCGGCATGGTGGCGAAGCTCAACAACGAGTACGGCACGGCGTCGAACATCAAGTCTCACACAAACAAGCTGAGCGTGCAGAGCGCCATCACGGCAGCCCTTGGCCGCCTCAAACAGATtccgcgtgtgccggcgaACGGCCTGCTGCTGTACTCCGGCACCGTGATGACGGCCGACAACAAGGAGAAAAAGCTGACGCTTGATATTGAGCCCTTCAAGGCCGTCAGCCGCAGCCTCTACCTGTGCGACAACAAATTCCACAcggaagagctgcgccgcatgcTCGAGTCGGACGACAAGTTCGGCTTCATTATCATGGACGGTAGCGGCTCCACCTTTGCAACGGTGTGCGGCGATGTCAAGGAGAAACTCGGCTCCTTCACGGTGGAGCTGCCGAAGAAGCACGGTCGTGGTGGTCAGAGTAAGAACCGTTTCGCGCGCATCCGTATGGAGCGGCGCCACAACTACGTGCGCAAGGTGGCCGAGACGGCGGTCAGCTACTTCATCACGAACGACCGCCCGAACGTGCGCGGTCTCGTGCTCGCCGGTTCAGCCGACTTCAAGGAGGTGCTCTTCCAATCCGACCTCTTCGACCCTCGTCTAAAGGAGGTAGTGGTGAAGATCGTCGATGTGGCGCATCCGGGTGATGTGGGGCTGAATCAGGCCATCGACCTCTCCGCCGACGCTCTGTCCGGCGTCAAGCTGGTGCAAGAGAAGAAGCTGCTGCAAACGTTCTTCGACCAGATCGCGATGGACACGCAGCAGTACTGCTTCGGTGTAAATGACACAATGCGCTGCCTGGAAGCGGGTGCGGTAGAGACGCTCATCTGTTTCGAGGACCTCCAGGTGAACCGGTACGTCATCATCAAGAACAAGGGCGCTGAGGACGAGGCGACCGAAATTCACCTCCTCACCGAGGCAGAAGCGAACAAGAAGAACATCCACGCCCACGAAGCTGGCAAGACGCAGAACGAGATCGAGTCGGAGAATTTTGTGGACTGGCTTGCCCAGAACTACCAAAAGTTCGGCTGCACCCTGGAGCTCATCAGCGACCGTAGCCAGGAGGGCACGCAGCTCGTGCGCGGCTTCGGCGGCATTGGCGGCATCCTGCGCTACAAGATGGACGTCATGGCGCTCCGAGACCAtgagaaaaaagaggaggatgaCGATCGCATCGCCGCGAACAACGAGGAGTTCGACTTCGACGACGACTTCATGTAA